A window of Juglans regia cultivar Chandler chromosome 7, Walnut 2.0, whole genome shotgun sequence contains these coding sequences:
- the LOC108986374 gene encoding scarecrow-like protein 14, giving the protein MVMDKSSRGLYGSTKGLKAGDQTFLESCNQNLIRRFEMDNTLVDRNHTCIPPLPPDPTPSNLESTSSVNSGGDLHEECDFSDVALRYINQMLMEEDMEEKACMFQEALQATEKSLYEVLGEKYPPTPDHGLAPYVDQKLETPDESLDLNRNGFEFSTSSTRGKNVADTRWSSYLGEPNSSHIVLEPTSESSCSSSHSTNVADGFADSPVSTLIVPDIFSETDSAMQFKRGFEEASKFLPNGNGPMVGLKSNSLFFKSKEDAKDVVAKAEEKHESQHLDGMRGKKNPHPVDVNFDGGRSNKQSSVYSESTVTPEMFDMVLLNGGKGESMLCQALQNGASMNVRQNGRSKGSNGGRARGRRQGGKRDVVDLRTLLTLCAQAVATNDQKSTNELLKQIRQHSSPTGDGMQRVAHYFANGLEARIAGSGTQIYTALITRPTSAADVLKAYHLFLGACPFRRLSNFFSDKTIMNLAKKATRLHIVDFGILYGFQWPGLIQRLSSRPGGPPKLRITGIDLPHPGFRPAERVEETGCRLAKYAETFNVPFEFNAIAQKWDTIQIEDLKLENDEVLVVNCMYRLRNLLDETVVVESPRDIVLNLIRKMNPDVFLQGIENGAFSAPFFITRFREALFHYSTLFDMLETNVRREIEERLLIEREIFGREAMNVIACEGSERIERPETYKQWQVRNLRCGFRPLPLNREIVNIAKDRVKKSYHKDFLIDEDGEWLLQGWKGRITYALSSWRPVG; this is encoded by the coding sequence ATGGTCATGGATAAATCTTCGAGAGGACTCTATGGCTCTACCAAAGGATTAAAAGCAGGTGATCAGACGTTTTTGGAGTCGTGTAATCAGAATCTTATCAGGAGGTTCGAAATGGATAATACCCTTGTTGATCGAAATCATACATGTATTCCTCCGCTGCCACCTGATCCAACACCTAGTAATTTGGAATCGACTTCGAGCGTGAACTCTGGGGGAGATTTGCATGAGGAATGTGATTTTAGTGATGTAGCTTTGAGGTACATAAACCAGATGCTCATGGAAGAGGATATGGAAGAGAAGGCCTGCATGTTTCAGGAGGCGCTGCAAGCCACCGAGAAATCGTTGTACGAGGTCCTTGGGGAGAAGTATCCTCCGACACCCGATCATGGATTGGCACCTTATGTTGATCAAAAACTTGAAACCCCGGATGAAAGTCTTGATTTAAATAGAAATGGTTTTGAATTTAGTACTAGCAGTACTAGAGGTAAAAACGTAGCAGATACTCGGTGGAGTAGTTATTTGGGTGAGCCCAACTCATCACATATTGTTTTGGAGCCTACCTCTGAATCATCCTGTAGCTCATCTCACAGCACTAATGTTGCAGATGGGTTTGCGGATTCCCCAGTCAGCACTCTTATAGTGCCTGACATATTTAGTGAGACTGATTCTGCTATGCAATTTAAAAGAGGATTTGAGGAGGCAAGCAAGTTTCTTCCCAATGGAAATGGTCCGATGGTTGGTTTGAAGAGTAatagtttgttttttaagtCGAAGGAAGATGCCAAGGATGTGGTAGCTAAGGCAGAGGAGAAGCACGAGAGTCAGCACTTGGATGGGATGAGGGGAAAAAAGAATCCTCATCCCGTGGATGTGAACTTCGATGGAGGGAGGAGTAACAAGCAGTCCTCAGTGTATTCTGAATCAACTGTGACTCCGGAAATGTTTGATATGGTTTTACTAAACGGTGGAAAGGGTGAATCTATGCTTTGCCAAGCTTTGCAAAACGGGGCAAGCATGAATGTGCGGCAGAATGGTCGGTCCAAAGGGTCGAATGGTGGAAGGGCCCGTGGAAGGAGGCAGGGAGGTAAAAGGGATGTGGTGGATTTGAGAACTCTCTTGACACTTTGTGCACAAGCTGTTGCAACCAATGACCAGAAGAGCACTAATGAGCTACTAAAGCAGATCAGGCAGCATTCTTCTCCTACTGGGGATGGGATGCAGAGAGTAGCCCACTATTTTGCCAATGGTCTTGAGGCACGCATTGCTGGCTCAGGTACTCAGATTTATACTGCCCTGATTACCAGGCCAACTTCAGCTGCTGATGTTTTAAAAGCTTACCATCTTTTTCTTGGTGCATGTCCCTTTAGGAGgctctcaaatttcttttcagatAAGACAATTATGAATTTAGCCAAGAAAGCAACAAGGCTCCATATAGTTGATTTTGGTATTCTTTATGGTTTCCAATGGCCTGGCCTCATACAACGTCTCTCGTCAAGGCCTGGTGGACCTCCTAAGCTTCGAATTACTGGGATTGATCTTCCTCATCCTGGTTTCAGACCTGCAGAAAGGGTCGAGGAGACTGGGTGCCGCCTAGCAAAATATGCAGAGACTTTCAATGTTCCATTCGAGTTCAATGCAATAGCTCAAAAGTGGGACACCATCCAAATTGAGGATCTCAAACTTGAGAATGACGAGGTGCTTGTTGTCAACTGTATGTACAGATTAAGAAACCTACTTGATGAGACGGTGGTGGTAGAGAGTCCAAGAGATATTGTTTTAAACCTGATCAGGAAGATGAATCCAGATGTTTTCTTACAAGGCATTGAGAATGGGGCCTTTAGTGCACCCTTCTTTATCACAAGATTCCGTGAGGCTCTCTTCCACTACTCTACTCTGTTTGATATGCTTGAGACTAATGTGCGTCGTGAGATTGAGGAGAGGCTGCTGATTGAGAGGGAAATCTTTGGGCGAGAGGCAATGAATGTCATTGCATGTGAGGGCTCAGAGAGGATTGAGAGGCCAGAGACATATAAGCAGTGGCAGGTGCGGAATTTGAGGTGTGGGTTTAGGCCGCTCCCTTTGAACCGGGAGATTGTGAACATTGCAAAGGATAGGGTCAAAAAGTCTTACCATAAGGATTTTCTGATTGATGAAGATGGTGAGTGGCTTCTGCAGGGGTGGAAGGGACGAATTACTTATGCACTGTCTTCCTGGAGACCTGTTGGTTAG
- the LOC108986306 gene encoding ribosomal RNA large subunit methyltransferase E, producing the protein MSGAPDFFYREAQRLGYVARSAFKLLQMQKQYKLITPGSSVLDLGCAPGAWLQVACQSLGPLKSGGVVVGIDLKKVKVPSRHCDARVQTVCADVMNLTKDKVKALSPQKGFSVILSDMCPLVSGITTRDAALSVELGMRALDLAVGGAALPDDKLDGSTSDTDSNGLLHAGGHLVIKLLESEDVQEFSRICKPLFRKASWLRPKATRSSSREIYLICQGLQSHARM; encoded by the exons ATGAGTGGGGCACCCGATTTCTTCTACCGAGAGGCGCAACGCCTTGGCTATGTCGCTCGCTCTGCCTTCAAG CTACTTCAGATGCAGAAGCAATACAAACTTATAACACCCGGTTCGTCCGTTCTTGACCTCGGCTGTGCCCCTGGTGCTTGGCTTCAG GTAGCTTGCCAGAGTTTGGGTCCGCTTAAAAGCGGTGGGGTTGTTGTGGGCATTGATCTTAAG AAGGTGAAGGTTCCTTCTCGTCACTGTGATGCGAGGGTTCAAACTGTTTGTGCCGATGTCATGAACCTCACCAAAGACAAAGTTAAGGCACTCTCTCCTCAG AAAGGGTTTTCTGTAATACTCTCGGATATGTGTCCCTTAGTTTCGGGAATCACAACAAGGGATGCAGCTTTATCAGTTGAGTTAGGGATGCGAGCACTTGATTTGGCTGTTGGTGGGGCTGCGTTACCGGATGATAAACTGGATGGTTCAACCTCTGATACAGATAGTAATGGTCTATTGCACGCAGGGGGCCACCTTGTAATAAAGCTTTTAGAAAGTGAAGATGTGCAAG AATTCAGCCGGATATGCAAGCCGCTCTTCAGAAAGGCGTCATGGCTAAGGCCTAAAGCTACAAGATCTTCATCCAGAGAAATTTATTTGATATGTCAAGGTTTGCAATCGCATGCCAGGATGTAG
- the LOC108986354 gene encoding protein FIZZY-RELATED 3, which produces MYRSKSFSQREPKPLEKKKALFASGGEAFFIGNPLSIANPRSLKEAKRSNKTQKMDSPQARKTGLNLPPGMSQTSLRLETFSGSFRAASNLGSPRTISNLSSPSKSKSSMCSDRFIPCRSSSRLHTFGLIEKASPVKEGGNEAYSRLLRLELFGSDFGSFSPAGPGSPMSPSKNMLRFKTEVSGPNSPFSPSVLGNDSGFSSETSTPPKPPRKVPKTPHKVLDAPSLQDDFYLNLVDWSSQNVLAVGLGTCVYLWSASNSKVTKLCDLGPNDGVCSVQWTREGSYISIGTNFGQVQVWDGTQCKKVRTMAGHQTRTGVLAWNSRTLASGSRDRNILQHDLRVPNDFVGKLVGHKSEVCGLKWSNDDRELASGGNDNQLLVWNQHSQQPALRLTEHTAAVKAIAWSPHQSGLLASGGGTADRCIRFWNTTNGHQLNSVDTGSQVCNLAWSKNVNELVSTHGYSQNQIMVWKYPSMAKVATLTGHSMRVLYLAMSPDGQTIVTGAGDETLRFWNVFPSMKTPAPVKETGLWSLGRTYIR; this is translated from the exons ATGTACCGTTCCAAATCTTTCTCACAGAGAGAACCAAAgcccctagaaaaaaaaaaagctctctTTGCTTCGGGAGGAGAGGCTTTCTTTATAGGGAACCCATTATCCATCGCAAACCCAAGATCTCTCAAGGAAGCAAAAAGATCAAATAAGACCCAGAAAATGGATTCACCCCAAGCGAGAAAAACAGGGCTTAATCTCCCACCTGGGATGTCCCAGACATCGCTGCGCCTCGAGACCTTTTCAGGTTCTTTTCGCGCGGCGTCGAACTTGGGATCGCCTCGAACGATATCGAACTTGTCTTCCCCCTCGAAATCGAAATCTTCCATGTGTAGTGACAGATTCATACCGTGCAGATCGTCGTCGAGGCTGCACACATTCGGGTTAATCGAGAAGGCGTCACCGGTTAAAGAAGGCGGAAACGAGGCATATTCGAGGTTATTGAGATTGGAACTTTTCGGGTCTGATTTTGGGTCTTTTTCTCCTGCAGGTCCTGGGTCGCCGATGAGTCCCAGCAAGAACATGTTGCGGTTCAAGACCGAGGTCTCGGGGCCGAATTCTCCTTTCTCTCCTTCGGTGTTGGGCAATGATAGTGGGTTCTCTTCCGAGACTTCTACACCTCCCAAGCCACCTCGTAAGGTTCCTAAGACCCCACACAAG GTTCTAGATGCGCCATCACTTCAAGATGACTTTTACTTGAACCTAGTGGATTGGTCCTCTCAAAATGTCCTGGCAGTTGGATTAGGCACCTGTGTATATCTGTGGAGTGCTTCAAACAGCAAA GTAACGAAGTTGTGTGACTTGGGACCTAACGATGGTGTGTGTTCGGTCCAATGGACCCGAGAAGGTTCATACATATCTATTGGTACAAATTTTGGTCAAGTTCAG GTCTGGGATGGGACTCAATGCAAGAAAGTCCGAACCATGGCTGGGCATCAAACAAGAACTGGAGTCTTGGCTTGGAATTCACGCACATTAGCTTCTGGAAGTAGGGACCGCAACATACTTCAACATGATCTTCGGGTTCCAAATGACTTTGTTGGCAAGCTAGTTGGTCACAAGTCTGAG GTATGTGGGCTAAAATGGTCCAATGATGACAGGGAACTTGCATCTGGTGGCAATGATAATCAG CTACTGGTCTGGAACCAGCATTCTCAGCAACCAGCTTTGAGATTGACAGAGCACACAGCTGCTGTCAAGGCCATTGCTTGGTCTCCCCACCAAAGCGGCCTCCTTGCATCTGGAGGTGGAACAGCTGATCGATGTATTCGCTTCTGGAACACCACAAACGGCCACCAATTGAACAGTGTTGATACAGGAAGCCAg GTTTGCAATCTTGCGTGGAGTAAAAATGTGAATGAACTAGTAAGCACTCATGGGTATTCCCAGAATCAAATTATGGTGTGGAAGTATCCGTCAATGGCAAAG GTTGCAACTCTAACCGGACATAGCATGCGAGTTCTTTACCTAGCAATGTCACCTGATGGACAG ACAATAGTTACTGGGGCAGGCGATGAAACTCTCCGGTTTTGGAATGTCTTCCCATCCATGAAAACACCG GCACCAGTAAAAGAAACAGGTCTTTGGTCACTAGGACGTACCTATATCCGTTGA
- the LOC108986353 gene encoding actin-related protein 5-like isoform X2 encodes MAELLFETYGVPSVAFGVDAAFSYKYNQQLGVCDKDGLAICPGFTTTHVIPFIEGEPVYRGSCRTNIGGYHITDYLKQLISLKYPHHMARFTWEKVEDLKMEHCYITPDYALEARLFQKGAKEAEDKTRCWQLPWIPPPVEEPPSEEEIARKAAIKEKQGQRLREMAEAKRSSRINELENELHGLEFLLEQLEQVEEDDIPSFLSATGYLSKQEIESALLKVTQSLRKSKGEPKGDQAESEEKTDPATNEKFPLVNIPDSMLTTEQLKEKRRQLFLKTTSEGRQRAKQKRSESELELERKNQQDEENRLYGENPELYLEQLRVKYKEISEKVEQRKRLKTNGNHTNGNNTSGGVGRGERLSAAQRERMRLLTTAAFDRGKGEDTFGARDEDWQLYKLMSKDNDDDDDGPDQDEAELTRISSRLQEVDPTFVPSSELGTSQPVEVPRIRPLTKEDFQIVLGVERFRCPEILFHPNWIGVDQAGLDEMAGVSIRRLPSMGQGVEERLTSSIFMTGGSCLFPGIAERLEAGIRMIRPSGSLIKVVRAFDPVLDAWRGAAAYAIDPQFLTQTFSKTDYYEKGEDWLRRYQLRYSL; translated from the exons ATGGCAGAGCTTCTTTTTGAGACTTATGGAGTTCCATCAGTAG CATTTGGTGTTGATGCTGCATTcagttataaatataatcaaCAGCTTGGGGTTTGTGATAAAGATGGTCTTGCTATCTGCCCTGGATTTACCACAACTCATGTAATCCCG TTTATTGAAGGAGAGCCAGTTTATAGAGGAAGCTGCCGAACTAATATTGGTGGATACCACATCACTGATTATTTGAAGCAACTCATTTCACTTAAATACCCTCATCACAT GGCTAGGTTTACATGGGAGAAAGTTGAAGACCTGAAGATGGAGCATTGTTATATCACTCCTGATTATGCTTTAGAAGCTCGATTGTTTCAG AAAGGGGCCAAGGAAGCTGAAGATAAAACCAGGTGTTGGCAGCTTCCATGGATTCCACCTCCAGTTGAGGAGCCTCCTTCAGAAGAAGAGATTGCTAGAAAGGCAGCCATAAAGGAGAAACAAGGTCAACGGCTGAGAGAAATGGCTGAGGCAAAGAGGTCATCTAGGATAAACGAACTAGAAAATGAATTGCATGGTTTGGAATTTCTTTTAGAGCAGCTTGAACAAGTGGAAGAGGATGATATTCCATCTTTTCTGTCAGCAACTGGCTATCTCTCCAAGCAGGAAATAGAATCTGCCCTTCTGAAAGTTACTCAATCTTTACGAAAATCGAAAGGTGAACCAAAGGGTGACCAAGCCGAATCTGAGGAGAAGACAGACCCTGCTACAAACGAAAAGTTTCCTCTTGTAAATATCCCTGACAGCATGCTGACAACCGAGCAG CTCAAGGAAAAAAGGAGGCAGTTGTTTCTTAAAACCACATCTGAAGGCCGGCAGCGAGCAAAACAGAAACGCTCTGAATCAGAATTAGAActggaaagaaaaaaccaacaaGATGAAGAAAACCGCTTGTATGG AGAGAACCCGGAGCTTTATTTAGAACAGCTGCGtgttaaatacaaagagatttCTGAGAAGGTTGAGCAGCGAAAACGACTCAAGACAAATGGGAACCATACAAATGGAAATAATACATCTGGAGGTGTTGGTCGTGGTGAGAGATTGAGTGCAGCCCAGAGGGAAAGGATGCGCCTCCTAACGACAGCAGCCTTTGATCGGGGAAAGGGAGAAGATACTTTTGGTGCCAGGGATGAAGATTGGCAACTTTACAAACTAATGAGCAAAGAtaacgatgatgatgatgacgggCCAGATCAGGATGAAGCTGAACTCACTCGCATATCTTCCAGGCTCCAG GAAGTTGATCCTACATTTGTTCCCAGCTCAGAATTAGGAACCTCTCAACCTGTTGAAGTACCTCGTATCCGTCCTTTGACCAAGGAAGACTTCCAGATTGTTCTTGGGGTTGAAAGGTTTCGATGCCcagaaattttatttcatcccaACTGGATAGGGGTGGATCAAGCAGGGTTAGATGAGATGGCTGGGGTCTCAATAAGGAGGTTGCCATCTATGGGCCAAGGTGTGGAGGAAAGACTGACCAGCTCAATATTTATGACTGGTGGGAGTTGTCTTTTCCCTGGTATTGCAGAGCGATTGGAAGCTGGAATTCGGATGATTAGGCCATCTGGATCACTTATAAAGGTGGTAAGAGCATTTGATCCAGTTCTTGATGCATGGCGTGGGGCTGCTGCTTATGCCATTGATCCACAGTTTCTGACACAGACTTTTAGTAAAACAGATTATTATGAGAAGGGTGAAGATTGGCTTCGCAGATATCAACTGCGGTACAGTTTATAG